From Malus sylvestris chromosome 1, drMalSylv7.2, whole genome shotgun sequence:
AATCTCTATATTTAGACGGATTAATCATGGGTTTAAATTAACTGGAAAATTTCATGGTTCAAACACATAGAGGAAAAAAGGGATGGCATCTCTACCAACTTTTGTAAATTGGGAAAAAGCAAAGTGCACCATCTTtatccaaaagaaaaagaaataaagaaaagagagcttgactTCACCAAAATATAAGCTGCAGTGAACCTTTTcccctaaaagaaaaaaattatgcacTTCAAAGTTTAAAACAAGTGGGAAAAGCAATCAAATATACAAAGCAAAGTGGTGACAAAGATGGAATCCAAGAAGATAATCTTcctaaagaaaaaggaaaagctcAATATTCTGTGAAAGATGGAGGGTTTGTTGTGTGCTACAGGTTTCCCTTGGTATTGTAGAAGCATGAAAAGAAAAGTTACTTCTGCTAAACTGTAAATTGAACAATCCCGAATTCTTACATGTCAGGAGCCAAGTAATTTCCACGACGTAATTTGACTTGCGATGATCATTCATGCATTTTGAGCCAAAGTGTTTCTGCAGATCTTACAAAACAAAAGTAACAGTGCCAGAAATATCAACTCAGAAATATACAAATACACTGATGCGCTATACAACTGTGGAAAAGAAGAACTTATATCTAAAATTTAATCGCATGAGGCTCAGAAAGAATCTACCTGAAAATCTGATCAATTTGTCACAGATTTCTGTGCTACTTGGAAATCAAGGTGTGTGCAAATAAGCAAAGTATAGGAGGCTGTATAGGGTGAGAGTAAGTGAGACACCATTTTCTTGCACCTACTTTTCTCAGGACTAAAACCAAAGGAAAATGAactaattatttgaataaaacgggaatataatttttattttcccctacgaaaataaaataaatataccaTAACTGATAGAGAAACGGAATTATTTGATGAATTGgtggttgttttttttgttataaaaagAGGATTAGGTGGTGGTGAAGCTAAgacaatcctttttttttttgagtcgGGATGATTCGCAATAGCTTTTCAATTCCTAGTCATCATCCTATGATTCACTAGCGTTAGAAATAGAACTTCGAACCAGACGTGTGAAATATGAACCTAAAATTCGTCACAATCACTGAATCACTATGTGATGGTTAATGTATTGACGATTGGATTCGAGGAGTTATGAGGTAAAAATGTCAGTTATGGAGTATAATTGATATAATTAAATAGAGCACTCAACTTATTCTTCAACAGTAACGTCGGCAACGCAACAGAACATTTCTCAACCAGAAAAGCTAAATGCCgctttaatataaaataaataaaggagtaattaggttttcatccttatttttactactctattgattaaaatcttattacttttcaatttttgatcaaggtcctttgtattaataatatcattaattatttcaataataaaatattttttatttctaaatatattcatttaatattaaaaatattacaattagtatatttatatttatggctaaattttttatcatatatttttatttttagtttgtacccatttttaatttgcaacccttttttaatttgtaccaattttcctttcagttttaatttgtacccatatattaatttctttttgtgcccatattttttaaagttttatttgtattgtacccatatttttttatttatttgtacccatttttatttttgctaaatgtacccattttgaagaatgtatccatgttttgatacaataattttttggttattttttatgaatgtacccatgtttacacacacacaatagtatatttatattttaatatttttaatcccacaaattatggttttttatttaaaatctcattactataaacaactataaattttaatttttaatttaaaaaatatagtaacgtacatagaaataaattatcaattaatttcagggacttggatcaaaaattgaaaaccaacaaggtttcagtcaaagactattcataactagggaccgcatccaaagtctcccataAATAAATATAGTGCAATTAGGAACAGAATCCATGAAAGCATGCTTCAGTCAAAGTAATGAATGAGGAGAGTTGGAAGAGAAACTGGAGAGCAAACTGCTCCCATGTCATTGTCCTGCCTCTTACTTGTCATTTTATTTGGTATTGGTTAGGAGTTGGGAAAAATCATTATTGCACAATTCTTGCCACAAAACTCGCATACAGTATGAAGTTATGAACAGATAAATTTTGGTAAGACTGTCGGATTGGAGTAATTCTCACATTAAGTACTAGTTAAGTATTGCTGAAATTTTTAAAAAAGTTGATGCCTTTTAATTGTTTGGTAAATATCTTAAATCGGCTTTTTCATCTCATAACACGGGTGAACAATAATCTAAaataaatttttcaaaattccAATTCTACCCTCCTTTCTTTGTAGTATTGAAACCAGATTTGAAATTTAGGGCGTCCTAAGTGGATTGGTGGGAGggttaagggctggtttggtattgctgtgctttgaaaaaaaactgctgtgagaataaacggttgtgctgtgagaataagcggctgtgaaataaatcagcagagcgtttggtaaacttttttgtaaaagtgcttttggaaagaaaagcagtctgatagtgggtcttttcattaaaggagcactgtagctcccgtgtgctttgaaaaaaagccagttttccaaagctgcaaatagcagcttcagctttttcctttgatttcagcttattctcacagcagcttccaaaataagcctttttttttcagtttaccaaacacctaaaactctcacagctttttttcataagtgctttttttttaagcacctcactcccaaactaggtctaaaTGTGGCCAAAATACATAATTTCTCATGCTTTTTGTGAGGTGCCTTGTATATGATTTTGAGACGTGTTATACATATGACGGGATGAGACCAATTCTTTCTCTAGTATAAGGGCTTGTCCAGAAACAAAAAcctttaaaacttttttttttaacacaataaaaatttcatcaaaaattgaagtgctttgaagaGCGCCTAGCAGATACTTCTTCAAACGATATAACAAGCTtgattaattttataaaatgcTTTTAGTCATTCTAAAAATGCTTACAAACAACTTATAAGTTAGGAAGAGAAtaattcccttataccctaaTAAAAGTATTGAATACCCTTGTAATTACTAAATTACTAATGGGAAATTTTTAATGTTGCTGCGTTGTTATGATGAATTATCAAGCATGATATTATAATTGGAAAGTGATTCTTTTCGGATTTCTTCCATCAAATTCATCCCATCAATCAATTCGaatctttaaaatttgattaaataattaaaaacatgaGATCTCTTTAAAAATTGTAATAACTTtaatcgtttgatcaaattttaaaaatttagatTAATTGATAAATTTGATGGAAAGGATCCGAATCTCCTGATTTGACTTCAAACCCAACACTTTACACCACCAGAATTCAGAAccctaattaaataaaaagaagtcATCAACTCTCAAATGGTAGGGTCCTTTATAAAGTAAAAGGGTCTAATTTCTGAAACTTTTTTCTGATGGAAAACATGGTCCCTCAACAGAAATTATATCATGGTAAGTTGTCTCTTCCGAGAGTTGGTAATTCCCAACAACTTCAGTACTAGTACTGCCAGGAAAATTGGAATACCAAACTCGTTATTCATAATCAACcattaactttttattttaagtGCGTCGAATTTTATACGTTTTATTTatcaatgaaaagaaaatagcaAAAGAATAATATCAAACTCGTCAATTAAATGAGTCAAATTTTATACATTTCAGTCATCAATGAAGAGAAAACCTCATGTGAATTATATGATACATCAAACGCATCATCTGTAATCAAGTATTGAATTTGACATTTAATTGAGCCGCATTGATTGATAAGAAAATATAGTATATGAACTAAAGACGAGGAAAGAGATTTGAACTGAAATCAATGTCACTGACCAAGACTAACCTAATTGTATGAGTAGTTTGCTGTTGCTGTTCTCgtatttgatggaaagggatccTTTCCGGATCACTTCTATCAAATCCATCCAATcaataaatttagacatttgaaatttgatccaacggctaaaaataGAGAtctctttaaaaattataataactttagtcgttatatcaaatttcaaagaccgaatttattcattatatgGATTTGATAGAAAGGGATCCGCCGTATTTGATATCCTTTCTCTGTTGATGTTATCAGGCTAATGTTATTGAGACACTCACTGCCGTGCGATGGATGGACAGACTGACGTCGCGTGGCAGTTCTTTCACTTGCAGTTTCAGGCTTGCTTGCTTTGGAGGGACTATTTTGTAGGGTTGCGCACTACGGACAACAGTGAGTGAGATAGAATTAGGGTTTCCGTTCTAATAATACGGAATTTGGTGTAAGAGTTTTTAACACTTGTATTATTGGATCGGACATTACATGACGATGAACCTGTTATATATATAAGATGCTATCGAGAAGAAGAGAGCTGGTTTGTGTGTTCCGGCACACGGGCTATGTGGTTCGGAAGCCCATACTGAAGTTTTTCTCCGACTTCGCATGTTAGTCTTTGCAGTTTCATGGATTATGGTTCAACACCGTAGGAGCTTTGAGAACTGAAGCAGATTTAAGAGTGAACTTTATAAGATCATGGGCCGGTTCAAGAACTTGTTTGTTGATTTCATGGAGAAATTGAAAGTTTCAATCACAACTGCTCTCGTACCTCCTAAGAATAAGGCTTAAATATTACATCTCATAACGTAAAATTAAAAGTGCTTTATGGCTTCTCCTAACAGCGTTAGGTGTTTTCGGCAGTAGCAAAAAACACCAGTCCCAAATGGGAGAGCAACCTACATGGGACGGACGCTACAGCAGTGTATGTAAGACCTTCCCAAATGAAAGGGACACTAACTTGAAAAGAAGAATCGAATTAACTATGTTTGATGACCAAGCAAGAGATCGAATCGAAGGTGCTGGAAAATTACGAGACCTTTCACCCTTCAACCACATAAAAAACAGTCGTAACAATCCGAAGTAAGATCACAAAGTTTCGAAAGAGGATGAATATTACAAATCAGAGAAACAAATAATCAAAGCCATTCTTTTTGCTTCAGCTGTTAGtctgtcatttttatttgcctCTTTGGCGCCATCTTAACTTCGAAATTTCCAAAGCTGGCTGTTTGTGGTACAAGGTAACTTCAACCAGTAAAACTCAACTCTGCAAAACAATGCAAGGGTAGCCGACACCAACAATCTGATACGATGGCCGAGGACTTGCGCATTATTTACAAACTCTTGTATTTGGAAGGAGCATGAACAAAATCTAGAAAAACAATCACTGTGACGGGGTCTTTTCAAGCTTTTCAATTTCTTCACGGTGCTTTCTTTCGGCCTCCTGAAGTTCTTTTTCAGCATCCTCCTCTTCTTCAATCTGGTCAAGATTATCGAATTCCTTGGATGCAGCCATTGCTTTCACAACCGGATCTCTAAGCTCAGAGATGAGTCCACCACCAACTTTGTACTCTTCTTCATCGCCAATCAGGTACAAACGTTGGTCAGGTCCTGATGCCATGGGAATGTCAACTGCCAGTAGCTTCATATCATACTGCATAAGAAGATGACACCCTTCAATGAGAAAAACTTGGTCATCCAAGTACGGATTTTCAACACCCCATCTACTAACTAACTAATGTAAAGCATCATTTGATTAGTCAAGTCCCAGAGCATGCACTCAATCTGCTCTGTTTGACAGGCACTCCATCTGTTGTTTAACGAGCAAACTTCTACCAGAGGAATCACAGCAGCAGATAGTACACAGACTGCAGTATAATTTTACCAAGATACATTCTTGCATGCACCCAAGGAGATCAAGGaggaaaattgaaataaaaacgaatgcttaaaaaaaggtcgtacccagtgcttaaataaaaacgaatgctTATGAAGAGAAAAATTTAGGAGCATCCAGCATATCACAAATACAAACCTggccttttttcttctttacttCAACACTAACCAGACCCTTCCTCTCAGAACCTCGCACAGGGAAAATGAGGAAACACCGCTTGCTCCTAAAAGTTGGCTTGAACTTCTTCAATGTAACCCCACCTCCGGACATTACATAGGCTCTTAGATCTGATCCTGAGAGAGGAGCACCCATAACCTCGAGAATCCCAGCAGAAGTATTAAGCTTCCTCATGGCGATTCTATAAACTTTATCAGGATTGATTGTGAATCTCGAGCGGATATGAAGGCCCTAAGAGTAGTAAAAAAGAGCACATAACTCTCAAGTAGTAAACTATAACGAAAAGCAAGATTGTCCTCTAACAGGAAAACAAATACACCGAATAAGAAAATATCACGATTTCAGTTCATGCTATCCTATAGGTAAAGACTTGAACTTTTGATCATACATAGACTCCGAAAAACAGTAAAACTGAACCCATTGGAAAAGAATCTGAATAACTTCATTACAAATCCACCACTAGAGGTTGTAGACTATAGTTCTAAATCATTAACTTGGGTAGCAATTTGTGCATTCTTAGCTACTTATAAATCATTAAATTGACTAGCAATTTGTGCATTCTCAGCTGAGCTACTTATATGTCATTACAAGATCAGCTAGGGATTCAGAGGAACTTACAGCGAATGCGACAATGGCGGTAGAAAGGGCGAGGAAGCCATACTTGGCCATGCCTTCAGAGAGTCCAATGAAGGTGCTAGCAATCCCAAACATGAGCCGCCACAGCAGAGCACACACCAACACTGCGCCGATTCCCAACAGCACCAGATTGTTCCTCTTCCAGAACGCCTCAATCTGCAACCCAATGGCCCCCTGATACCGCGAGAAAGCCGATGACACCGCGGAAAGCGGCTTATCGAACACCTTCTTTGCATCGATTTTGCTGAAATTCGACGGCTTGACGGAGAAGAACCTCATGCCCAGGCCGTAACCGAGTCCCGGCCCGGAGTAGCTTCCGCCACCGCCGCCGGGGACTGGTTTTGGGTGAGAGGGGAATTGGGGAGGAGGCCCATTGGTGGAGTGGTAGCTCCTCCTGGCGGTGGAGAACGG
This genomic window contains:
- the LOC126590285 gene encoding uncharacterized protein LOC126590285, translated to MSKPSSGIIQGLLRFHRNQISKPSSPSPPPFSTARRSYHSTNGPPPQFPSHPKPVPGGGGGSYSGPGLGYGLGMRFFSVKPSNFSKIDAKKVFDKPLSAVSSAFSRYQGAIGLQIEAFWKRNNLVLLGIGAVLVCALLWRLMFGIASTFIGLSEGMAKYGFLALSTAIVAFAGLHIRSRFTINPDKVYRIAMRKLNTSAGILEVMGAPLSGSDLRAYVMSGGGVTLKKFKPTFRSKRCFLIFPVRGSERKGLVSVEVKKKKGQYDMKLLAVDIPMASGPDQRLYLIGDEEEYKVGGGLISELRDPVVKAMAASKEFDNLDQIEEEEDAEKELQEAERKHREEIEKLEKTPSQ